In Shewanella psychrotolerans, the genomic stretch CGGCCGTAGGCCCATGAATTGCGTAGTGCTTCTTATTTCCTAGGTATTCCAAGATATTAGTTTCAAGTAAGCTTTTCACCGCCGATTCATTTTCCGGCAAAGTTAACACGGCTTCACCTTGTAAAAAGAACTCACGTAACAAAGCTCTCTCTATGGGATCTAACAACAATACTTTATTCTCTATCGTTTCGACTGTACGCTTGCTTCGCAGATAATGAATCGCTTCATCAAGAAAGTAGTTCGCAACTTTCATCAATAAATAAGCAGCACCTATAATGAGTCCAAGTCCGATAAAGTGAGCATATTGATTCACTAAAGCATCTAACTTTAATGCGCCAAGCAGTGCCGCTGGTGCAAAAAGTAATGCACTGCTCACCAATGTAACCCATAGCATAAGATTAAAAATCATTTGTTTTGGCGTTGCATGTTTAAACAGAATCAGATTCAGCTTTTCCATCTTGATACCCAGTGTCAAAAATCCGCAGATGCTTAATTAACTGCAAATATAGTGCCAAAGAATAACTAACAAGAAAGACTTAACAAACATTACTTTGTGACTATTTTTATCAACAAGATCATGCAGAAAATAAGATTGAGGCTATGCTTAAAGCTATTAGTTTTCTCTAAAAGCGATGAGCGAGAACATCATCTTATAGATCGCATATTAAGGTAAGCGAACTTTTCAATGCAAAATATGACCAAACAGCTACTCAAAAGCCCGATAGGCAGAAAACTGACTCTGTCTATTATCCTTTTTAGTTCGTTAATCACTTTGCTCACTACAGGCTTTCAACTGATCAATGACTATCGAAGTGATGTAAACCGAATTTCAAATCAATTCGAGAGTATAGAGAAGGTGAATCTCAATGTGATGGCCGCGAGTATTTGGGTTATCGACGAACGACTCATCAACACCCAAATCAATGGTTTAATTCAATTACCCGATATTACTTATATTTCGATAGAAGATGACAGTG encodes the following:
- a CDS encoding superinfection exclusion B family protein; protein product: MEKLNLILFKHATPKQMIFNLMLWVTLVSSALLFAPAALLGALKLDALVNQYAHFIGLGLIIGAAYLLMKVANYFLDEAIHYLRSKRTVETIENKVLLLDPIERALLREFFLQGEAVLTLPENESAVKSLLETNILEYLGNKKHYAIHGPTADYKISMAARRYLNRQVLRLPPGEPNQEQMQLLIKARPHFIHSVVPSRKHAA